Proteins encoded in a region of the Vibrio sp. CB1-14 genome:
- a CDS encoding rhamnan synthesis F family protein yields the protein MNYRAMVKHKLPLAEKLLRKNPMLMRLAVRTESHLIKRQLKNQTKQLQGTVAALSTDQIELLQDAKKQGMFDRKWYEDTQQRVFNSELEAFGDYLSKSRFCGVSPSPAFDNLHYLKSNPDIYHSGLPPLAHYLATGSSEGRPSRPFLPNWTPTDKLDTSIDMKAIESLNIALCLHVFYDDFLDYYLECLKTFPTTVDVFVSVTSEASKKLAETTLGQCTNIKKLKVAIVPNHGRNFGPLLVEFGEQLMDYDLFAHLHSKKSLYSGRQQTQWADYLGEFLLKDSHRVAQMLTYFAHDKDCGIYYPTSFFMMPDWVNHWLKNKPFKQKFFDEWQIEHHNDFLAYPVGGMFWARPSALKPMLEKTYQYDDFPTEPLPNDGSELHALERCIGLLAEKTGHKQLFYVPELGSFTHDQSFVFSNYVNSKQQLMDKVRPFDIISFDVFDTLVRRSHFVPDYAKLKFGQQLEKDTLVTNAHEFVKLRNKAEFEVRKETNFQGDINIFQVYNKLGQHFGWSTEQARQYAEVEFGYDLAMIDSKDEIVDILNTLIGMGKTVYIISDTYYSEHQIVLMLRKAGVTNGYQLYVSSEMGLRKDNGSMWSYMQGHLKNKGSFVHIGDNAVADAQIPGDFGLANLHILNPSDKWQAAGFDNPLVGKDELNEQLIAKWGPMISSFGRYPFFGE from the coding sequence ATGAATTACCGAGCAATGGTAAAACACAAATTACCACTAGCAGAAAAACTGCTGCGTAAGAATCCAATGTTAATGCGCTTGGCGGTAAGAACTGAATCTCACCTCATCAAACGACAACTTAAAAACCAAACCAAACAACTGCAAGGCACAGTCGCCGCGCTATCAACCGACCAAATAGAGCTGTTACAAGATGCCAAAAAACAAGGCATGTTCGACCGCAAGTGGTACGAAGATACCCAACAGCGAGTATTTAATAGTGAACTTGAGGCATTTGGTGACTACCTGAGTAAAAGCCGCTTTTGTGGGGTTAGTCCGAGCCCGGCATTCGACAACCTGCATTACTTAAAATCCAACCCAGATATCTATCACTCTGGATTACCGCCACTAGCCCATTACCTAGCGACAGGCAGCAGTGAAGGACGACCTTCACGACCGTTTTTACCGAACTGGACTCCGACAGACAAGCTTGATACCTCAATAGATATGAAAGCAATTGAGTCATTAAACATCGCCCTTTGCTTGCATGTTTTCTACGATGACTTTCTTGATTACTATCTAGAGTGCCTAAAGACCTTCCCGACAACAGTGGATGTCTTTGTATCAGTGACCAGTGAAGCATCAAAAAAACTGGCTGAAACAACGCTAGGTCAATGCACTAACATTAAAAAGTTGAAAGTTGCTATTGTCCCTAACCATGGCCGAAATTTCGGGCCACTCTTGGTCGAGTTTGGCGAACAGCTGATGGATTATGACTTATTTGCGCATTTGCACTCTAAGAAGTCACTCTACTCCGGTCGTCAACAAACACAATGGGCCGATTATTTAGGTGAGTTCTTACTCAAAGACTCCCACCGAGTCGCTCAAATGCTCACTTACTTTGCACACGATAAAGACTGCGGCATCTATTACCCAACCTCATTTTTCATGATGCCAGATTGGGTAAACCACTGGCTTAAAAACAAACCTTTTAAGCAGAAATTCTTTGACGAGTGGCAAATCGAACATCATAACGACTTCCTTGCTTACCCTGTAGGCGGAATGTTTTGGGCTCGACCTTCTGCTCTCAAACCTATGCTTGAGAAAACTTACCAATACGATGATTTTCCCACCGAGCCACTACCAAACGACGGTTCGGAGCTTCATGCGCTTGAACGCTGTATCGGTCTGCTCGCAGAGAAAACGGGGCACAAACAACTGTTCTACGTACCAGAGTTAGGCTCTTTTACACATGACCAAAGTTTTGTCTTCTCAAATTATGTGAATTCAAAGCAGCAGCTAATGGACAAGGTTAGACCTTTTGATATTATCTCGTTCGATGTGTTTGACACGCTTGTTCGTCGCAGCCACTTCGTCCCAGATTATGCCAAGCTTAAATTCGGGCAACAGCTCGAAAAAGACACTCTAGTCACAAATGCCCATGAGTTCGTCAAACTTCGCAATAAGGCCGAATTTGAAGTGCGAAAAGAGACCAACTTCCAAGGTGACATCAATATTTTCCAAGTGTATAACAAGTTAGGTCAGCACTTTGGCTGGTCAACCGAACAAGCGCGGCAATACGCTGAGGTAGAGTTCGGCTACGATCTCGCTATGATTGATAGTAAAGATGAAATCGTAGACATTTTGAATACGCTTATTGGCATGGGCAAAACCGTTTACATAATCTCTGATACTTATTACAGCGAGCATCAAATCGTGCTAATGCTACGTAAAGCAGGTGTAACTAATGGTTATCAGCTTTATGTCTCTTCAGAGATGGGGCTGCGCAAAGACAATGGCAGCATGTGGTCATATATGCAAGGTCATCTTAAAAACAAAGGCAGTTTCGTTCATATCGGTGACAATGCTGTCGCCGACGCCCAAATCCCAGGTGACTTTGGGCTGGCGAATCTACACATATTAAACCCTTCCGACAAATGGCAAGCCGCTGGCTTTGATAACCCTCTCGTCGGCAAAGATGAATTAAACGAACAACTAATTGCAAAATGGGGACCAATGATCAGTAGCTTTGGTCGTTACCCGTTTTTTGGTGAATAA